Proteins from one Strix aluco isolate bStrAlu1 chromosome 10, bStrAlu1.hap1, whole genome shotgun sequence genomic window:
- the LOC141927947 gene encoding BTB/POZ domain-containing protein KCTD12-like has product MALADNAGCAKSSEDFPFPEIIELNVGGQVYITRHPTLVSVPGSLLWEMFTQKNVRSLARDSKGRFFVDRDGFLFRYILDYMRDQQLVLPDHFPERSRLQREAEYFMLPELVKMLAPKLSKQNSLGDDPCQSDPEELSPNADATRNLTSASATLPSAVAGGPGGAVSTSTGAASTDVRRAGFITIGYRGSYTLGRDSQTDAKFRRVARIMVCGKTSLAKEVFGDTLNESRDPDRPPERYTSRYYLKFTFLEQAFDKLADAGFHMVACNSTGTCAFAHDQTDDRIWTSYTEYVFYRE; this is encoded by the coding sequence ATGGCCCTGGCAGACAACGCGGGCTGTGCCAAATCCAGTGAGGACTTCCCCTTCCCTGAGATCATTGAACTCAATGTGGGTGGACAAGTCTATATCACCCGCCACCCCACCCTGGTCAGCGTGCCTGGCTCGCTCCTCTGGGAGATGTTCACCCAGAAGAACGTCCGCTCCTTGGCCCGTGACAGCAAGGGACGGTTCTTTGTGGATCGGGACGGCTTCCTCTTCCGCTACATCTTGGATTACATGAGGGACCAGCAGTTGGTGCTGCCCGACCACTTCCCAGAGAGGAGCCGCCTGCAGCGAGAGGCCGAGTACTTCATGTTGCCGGAGCTTGTGAAGATGCTGGCCCCCAAGCTCAGCAAGCAGAACTCGCTGGGAGACGACCCATGCCAAAGTGACCCAGAGGAGCTCTCCCCCAATGCAGATGCCACCCGCAACCTGACCTCTGCCAGTGCCACGCTCCCCAGCGCTGTGGCTGGTGGCCCCGGGGGTGCCGTCAGCACCAGCACAGGTGCTGCCAGCACCGACGTCCGCAGAGCAGGTTTCATCACCATCGGCTACCGGGGCTCCTACaccctgggcagggacagccaGACAGATGCCAAGTTCCGCAGGGTGGCACGGATCATGGTCTGCGGCAAGACATCACTGGCCAAGGAGGTCTTTGGTGATACCTTGAATGAGAGCAGGGACCCGGACAGGCCCCCGGAGAGGTACACCTCCAGGTACTACCTCAAATTCACCTTCCTGGAGCAAGCCTTTGATAAACTGGCTGATGCTGGCTTCCACATGGTGGCTTGCAACTCCACAGGCACCTGTGCCTTCGCCCATGACCAGACAGATGACAGGATCTGGACCTCTTACACCGAATATGTTTTCTATCGTGagtga